The following are from one region of the Salvia hispanica cultivar TCC Black 2014 chromosome 1, UniMelb_Shisp_WGS_1.0, whole genome shotgun sequence genome:
- the LOC125202568 gene encoding uncharacterized protein LOC125202568: MIVDWGPVVVAVAMFILLSPGLLFQLPARTRVIEFGNMYTSGISILIHAILYFCIYTIVVVAIGVHIHAG; the protein is encoded by the coding sequence ATGATTGTTGATTGGGGGCCAGTGGTAGTGGCTGTGGCGATGTTCATCCTTCTATCTCCGGGGCTGCTCTTCCAGCTACCGGCGAGAACGAGGGTGATCGAGTTCGGCAACATGTACACTAGTGGAATCTCCATCTTGATTCATGCCATCTTGTATTTTTGTATCTACACTATTGTGGTTGTTGCAATTGGAGTTCATATACATGCTGGCTGA
- the LOC125198215 gene encoding cis-prenyltransferase 7, chloroplastic-like → MEVAFLMTTFEEFIQSLVEDLMTSGRNEVVAAAKNIAMKVERGTLQTSEIDEAMLEQELMTNMGELANPDLLIRTSGELRLSNFLLWQLAYSQFYFSDKLFPDFGEQDLLKALAS, encoded by the exons ATGGAAGTTGCATTCTTGATGACAACTTTCGAAGAGTTCATACAATCACTTGTGGAAGACCTCATGACAAG CGGGAGGAACGAAGTCGTAGCGGCAGCCAAAAACATAGCGATGAAAGTAGAACGTGGGACTCTACAAACAAGCGAGATCGACGAAGCAATGTTGGAACAAGAACTGATGACCAACATGGGAGAGTTGGCAAACCCTGATCTGTTGATAAGGACAAGCGGTGAACTCAGACTTAGCAACTTCCTTCTGTGGCAGTTGGCCTATTCACAGTTCTATTTTTCAGATAAATTATTTCCTGATTTTGGTGAACAAGATCTCCTTAAAGCGCTTGCTTCTTAA